From Topomyia yanbarensis strain Yona2022 chromosome 1, ASM3024719v1, whole genome shotgun sequence, one genomic window encodes:
- the LOC131688271 gene encoding 26S proteasome regulatory subunit 8, translating into MTQSSKMEVDPPKGEGFRSYYIQKIEELQLIVAEKNQNLRRLQAQRNELNAKVRMLREELQLLQEQGSYVGEVVKPMDKKKVLVKVHPEGKFVVDIDKNIDINDVTPNCRVALRNESYTLHKILPNKVDPLVSLMMVEKVPDSTYEMVGGLDKQIKEIKEVIELPVKHPELFDALGIAQPKGVLLYGPPGTGKTLLARAVAHHTECTFIRVSGSELVQKFIGEGSRMVRELFVMAREHAPSIIFMDEIDSIGSSRIESGSGGDSEVQRTMLELLNQLDGFEATKNIKVIMATNRIDILDPALLRPGRIDRKIEFPPPNEEARLDILKIHSRKMNLTRGINLRKIAELMPGASGAEVKGVCTEAGMYALRERRVHVTQEDFEMAVAKVMQKDSEKNMSIKKLWK; encoded by the exons ATGACTCAATCTTCCAAG ATGGAGGTAGATCCTCCTAAAGGGGAAGGCTTCCGGTCCTACTACATCcaaaaaatcgaagaacttcAACTGATCGTCGCTGAGAAGAACCAGAATCTGCGCCGTTTACAGGCTCAGCGGAATGAGCTGAACGCCAAGGTTCGGATGCTTCGTGAAGAACTGCAACTACTGCAGGAGCAGGGAAGTTACGTGGGGGAGGTGGTGAAGCCGATGGACAAGAAGAAGGTCCTGGTAAAAGTTCACCCCGAAGGCAAGTTTGTGGTTGACATCGACAAGAACATTGACATCAACGATGTTACCCCGAACTGCCGAGTGGCCCTGCGCAACGAAAGCTACACGCTGCACAAAATCCTGCCGAACAAGGTTGATCCGCTGGTGTCTCTTATGATGGTCGAAAAGGTACCGGATTCGACTTACGAAATGGTCGGTGGGTTGGATAAACAGATTAAAGAGATCAAGGAGGTGATTGAGCTGCCGGTGAAGCATCCGGAACTGTTTGATGCGCTTGGCATTGCCCAGCCGAAGGGAGTGCTGCTGTATGGGCCTCCGGGAACTGGAAAAACACTGTTGGCCAGGGCTGTCGCTCATCATACTGAGTGTACATTCATTCGTGTTTCTGGTTCGGAGCTGGTGCAAAAGTTTATCGGGGAGGGTTCTCGAATGGTGCGGGAACTTTTCGTGATGGCCAG AGAACACGCTCCATCCATCATTTTCATGGACGAAATTGATTCGATTGGTTCGTCTCGTATTGAAAGCGGTAGCGGCGGTGATTCTGAAGTTCAACGAACTATGCTGGAACTACTTAATCAGTTGGACGGTTTCGAGGCGACGAAGAACATCAAGGTGATAATGGCAACCAACCGTATTGACATCCTGGATCCGGCGCTGCTGCGTCCCGGTCGTATCGATCGTAAAATCGAATTCCCTCCACCAAACGAGGAGGCTCGGCTGGATATTTTGAAGATCCATTCACGCAAGATGAATCTAACGCGTGGAATTAATCTGCGCAAAATTGCGGAACTCATGCCCGGTGCGTCTGGGGCCGAGGTCAAGGGTGTGTGCACCGAAGCTGGGATGTATGCATTGCGAGAGCGCCGAGTCCACGTTACCCAGGAGGACTTTGAAATGGCGGTGGCCAAGGTTATGCAGAAGGATTCGGAGAAAAATATGTCGATTAAAAAACTTTGGAAGTAA
- the LOC131688265 gene encoding adenylate kinase isoenzyme 6 homolog has translation MKQPNILVTGTPGVGKSYMCKRLAEQLGFKWQKVSDIVSEHGFVEEYDEEFECPVLDEDRLLDYLEPLMQEGGNVVEYHSSEFFPQRWFDVIYVLRCGTSLLYERLQARGYNERKVKSNMECEIFQIPLDEAKDSYRKEIIYELQSDKDSDLEDNLKQVCEWLESWRSAQEKKS, from the exons ATGAAACAGCCAAACATTTTGGTTACAG GAACGCCCGGCGTCGGAAAATCGTATATGTGCAAGCGGTTGGCCGAGCAGCTTGGCTTTAAATGGCAAAAGGTGTCCGACATCGTCAGTGAGCACGGCTTTGTCGAGGAGTATGATGAGGAATTCGAGTGTCCGGTATTGGACGAAGACCGACTGCTAGATTATCTCGAACCGCTTATGCAAGAGGGTGGCAATGTGGTTGAATATCACAGCTCGGAGTTTTTCCCGCAGCGCTGGTTCGACGTGATCTACGTTTTACGTTGTGGCACATCGCTGCTGTACGAAAGGTTACAGGCGCGGGGCTACAACGAACGGAAGGTTAAATCAAACATGGAATGTGAGATTTTCCAGATACCACTGGATGAAGCCAAAGATTCCTACCGGAAGGAAATTATTTACGAGCTGCAGAGCGATAAAGATTCGGACCTGGAGGACAATTTGAAGCAAGTGTGTGAGTGGTTGGAGAGCTGGCGGAGTGCCCAGGAAAAGAAGTCGTAG